From the genome of Geothrix sp. 21YS21S-4, one region includes:
- the rplJ gene encoding 50S ribosomal protein L10, which yields MEKNKKIAEVAELKETFASATSAVVIEFKGLVVVKDTAFRKSIRESKAQYRVSKNTLLRLAVKDTSFEALGGSFKGASAVATTSDDVIALAKAVNSFLKDNPAATFKAGVMDGKQIDAKELQVLAELPSREVLIAKLLYLMTYPISGLAVALEGIRKQKAGE from the coding sequence ATGGAAAAGAATAAGAAGATCGCCGAAGTCGCCGAGCTCAAGGAAACCTTCGCGTCCGCCACCTCGGCTGTCGTGATCGAGTTCAAGGGCCTCGTGGTCGTGAAGGACACCGCCTTCCGCAAGAGCATCCGCGAGAGCAAGGCCCAGTACCGCGTCAGCAAGAACACCCTGCTCCGCCTGGCCGTGAAGGACACGTCCTTCGAGGCCCTCGGCGGTTCCTTCAAGGGCGCCAGCGCCGTGGCCACCACCAGCGACGATGTCATCGCCCTGGCCAAGGCCGTCAATAGCTTCCTGAAGGACAATCCGGCCGCGACCTTCAAGGCCGGCGTCATGGACGGCAAGCAGATCGACGCCAAGGAACTGCAGGTTCTCGCCGAGCTGCCCAGCCGCGAAGTCCTGATCGCCAAGCTGCTCTACCTCATGACCTACCCGATCTCCGGTCTGGCGGTCGCCCTCGAGGGCATCCGCAAGCAGAAGGCCGGCGAGTAG
- the rplL gene encoding 50S ribosomal protein L7/L12, with protein MALTADQLIAEIETMTVLDLANLVKALEERFGVSAAAMAAPAAGGAAPAAAAEEQTEFNVILADAGANKLNVIKAVREIVAGLGLKEAKDLVDGAPKAVKEGIAKDEAQKIKEKLEAAGAKVEIK; from the coding sequence ATGGCTCTCACTGCCGACCAGCTCATCGCTGAGATCGAAACCATGACCGTCCTTGACCTGGCCAATCTGGTCAAGGCCCTTGAGGAGCGCTTCGGCGTCTCCGCCGCCGCCATGGCCGCTCCCGCTGCCGGTGGCGCCGCCCCGGCTGCCGCTGCCGAAGAGCAGACCGAGTTCAACGTCATCCTGGCTGACGCCGGCGCGAACAAGCTGAACGTCATCAAGGCCGTCCGCGAGATCGTCGCCGGCCTGGGCCTCAAGGAGGCCAAGGATCTCGTCGACGGCGCCCCCAAGGCCGTCAAGGAAGGCATCGCCAAGGACGAGGCCCAGAAGATCAAGGAAAAGCTCGAAGCCGCGGGCGCCAAGGTCGAGATCAAGTAG
- the rpoB gene encoding DNA-directed RNA polymerase subunit beta, with product MSVQQNIYRQRHNFSKIRSLVPIPNLIDIQKRSYDEFLQMNLLHSEREGRGLKAVFESMFPVHNGKNPEGTDATLEVEFLDYTVGHWACKCEKYLGLEHLRTQCKHCGHSIVSDHPKDPTVDCPKCGTRNKNAATICDVCQEPVSMKQKMGMDECVERGSTMAAPLKIRVRLNQFDKDDKGNRRFKQSQDSEVYFGDLPIMTDRGTFIINGTERVIVSQLHRSPGVFFSIASDKSLYSAQIIPYRGSWIEFELDAKGLLYARIDRKRKFLGATFMRALGLFSEDLSYNEAMLRHFYTPATFFLKKGKLSVAVSDLLVGRKLGEAVKHPKTKDEILAKDKKITRRVLEQMEKAGIKDVPVEREMLDGAVLLQDVVNMGTGEVLMEANEPFLQTHLEMFLANDVQSFDVCFPEADATGKVFSETLAKDHTEDSEEAAKELFKKIRPGEPATLESSKKLLFGMFFDGQKYDLSKVGRHKINAKLALSTDLDFRTLGTDDFVKTVHYLLRLKKYDTTRQDIGEIAPVRADDIDHLGNRRVRSVGELLENGFRVGLVRVQRAIKEKFSIAQDPNSPLQAHDLINSKPVIAAMKEFFGSSQLSQFMDQTNPLSEITHKRRLSALGPGGLSRDRAGFEVRDVHTSHYGRICPIETPEGPNIGLISSLSCYARINEFGFIESPYLKVENGRIVHFAKVTSVGDSKFGYMDVVRLDDLEEENKKLAKGGKRPAKYEMHAFYLSAWEEDEHVIAQANVRVDAEGALQDEDVTVRVAGETKIVARDKVTLMDVSPKQVVSVAASLIPFLENDDANRALMGANMQRQAVPLIRTEAPIVGTGMEYVAAKDSGACVVCRRSGIVETVDANRIVVRVEDDPETEGIESGVDIYTLVKFARSNQNTCLNQTPLVKKGEYVTEGQILADGPCTDHGELALGRNLVVAYMPWRGYNFEDAILISERVVKEDLYTTIHIEEFEVHARDTKLGPEEITRDIPQVREEALKNLDDSGIIRIGATVKHGDILVGKVTPKGETILSPEEKLLRAIFGEKASDVKDASLTVPPGIEGTVVDVKVFTRKGQEKDLRTQQIERDQIAKWEKDLSDEERIIRAEAKKKIVTLLKGKELSETLTDDKGQKELLPKGKKLTQNMLEAVSYHRFRQVSVAAGKNRIETEVLDILDKTESQLKVLRDILNERMERLLKGDELMPGVLKTVKCYVAVKRKLQVGDKMAGRHGNKGVVSRILPVEDMPYLPDGRPVDIVLNPLGVPSRMNIGQVLECHLGWAGKTLGVHFSTPVFDGAREADIKGFLTQAWEKNNKLGPDITGKTMLFDGMTGEAFEQPVNVGCVYMLKLHHLVDNKIHARSIGPYSLITQQPLGGKAQFGGQRFGEMEVWALEAYGAAHVLQELLTYKSDDMHGRTQIYQAIIKGETIKDPGLPESFNVVKKELNALCIDVEMLTRDMLDPEEEVEPAVFSIEG from the coding sequence ATGAGTGTTCAGCAGAACATCTACCGCCAGCGCCACAACTTCTCGAAGATCCGGTCCCTGGTTCCCATTCCCAACCTGATCGACATCCAGAAGCGCAGCTACGACGAGTTCCTCCAGATGAACCTGCTCCACAGCGAGCGGGAAGGGCGCGGCCTCAAGGCCGTGTTCGAATCGATGTTCCCCGTCCACAACGGGAAGAACCCCGAGGGCACGGACGCCACCCTGGAAGTCGAGTTCCTCGACTACACCGTGGGCCACTGGGCCTGCAAGTGCGAGAAGTACTTGGGCCTCGAGCACCTCCGTACCCAGTGCAAGCACTGCGGCCACAGCATCGTGTCGGACCACCCCAAGGACCCGACGGTGGACTGCCCCAAGTGCGGCACCCGCAACAAGAACGCGGCCACCATCTGCGACGTGTGCCAAGAGCCCGTCTCGATGAAGCAGAAGATGGGCATGGACGAGTGCGTGGAGCGCGGCTCCACCATGGCCGCCCCTCTGAAGATCCGCGTGCGCCTGAATCAGTTCGACAAGGACGACAAGGGCAACCGCCGCTTCAAGCAGAGCCAGGATTCGGAAGTCTACTTCGGCGACCTGCCGATCATGACCGACCGCGGCACGTTCATCATCAACGGCACCGAGCGCGTGATCGTGAGCCAGCTGCACCGCAGCCCCGGCGTCTTCTTCAGCATCGCGTCGGACAAGAGCCTCTACAGCGCCCAGATCATCCCCTACCGCGGATCCTGGATCGAGTTCGAGCTGGACGCGAAGGGCCTGCTCTACGCCCGCATCGATCGCAAGCGCAAGTTCCTCGGCGCCACCTTCATGCGCGCCCTGGGCCTGTTCAGCGAGGACCTCAGCTACAACGAGGCCATGCTCCGGCACTTCTACACGCCGGCCACCTTCTTCCTCAAGAAGGGCAAGCTGAGCGTCGCCGTGAGCGACCTCCTCGTGGGCCGCAAGCTCGGCGAGGCCGTGAAGCATCCCAAGACCAAGGACGAGATCCTGGCCAAGGACAAGAAGATCACCCGCCGCGTTCTCGAGCAGATGGAGAAGGCGGGGATCAAGGACGTGCCCGTGGAGCGGGAGATGCTCGACGGCGCCGTTCTGCTGCAGGACGTGGTGAACATGGGCACCGGCGAAGTGCTCATGGAAGCCAATGAGCCCTTCCTTCAGACGCACCTCGAGATGTTCCTGGCCAACGATGTGCAGTCCTTCGACGTCTGCTTCCCCGAGGCCGACGCCACGGGCAAGGTGTTCTCCGAGACCCTGGCCAAGGATCACACCGAGGACAGCGAAGAGGCCGCCAAGGAGCTCTTCAAGAAGATCCGTCCCGGCGAGCCGGCCACCCTGGAGTCCAGCAAGAAGCTGCTCTTCGGGATGTTCTTCGATGGCCAGAAATACGACCTCAGCAAGGTGGGCCGCCACAAGATCAACGCCAAGCTGGCGCTGTCCACGGACCTCGACTTCCGCACGCTGGGCACCGACGACTTCGTCAAGACCGTCCACTACCTGCTCCGCCTGAAGAAGTACGACACCACCCGCCAGGACATCGGCGAGATCGCCCCCGTGCGCGCGGACGACATCGACCACCTGGGCAACCGTCGCGTCCGGTCCGTGGGCGAACTCCTGGAGAACGGCTTCCGCGTGGGCCTGGTGCGCGTCCAGCGCGCCATCAAGGAAAAGTTTAGCATCGCGCAGGACCCCAACAGCCCCCTGCAGGCCCATGACCTGATCAACAGCAAGCCGGTCATCGCGGCCATGAAGGAGTTCTTCGGCAGCAGCCAGCTCTCCCAGTTCATGGACCAGACCAACCCGCTGTCGGAGATCACCCACAAGCGCCGCCTGTCCGCCCTCGGACCCGGCGGTCTCAGCCGCGACCGCGCCGGCTTCGAGGTGCGCGACGTGCACACCTCGCACTACGGTCGCATCTGCCCCATCGAAACGCCTGAAGGTCCGAACATCGGCCTCATCAGCTCGCTCTCCTGCTACGCCCGCATCAACGAGTTCGGCTTCATCGAGAGCCCCTACCTCAAGGTGGAGAACGGCCGCATCGTCCACTTCGCCAAGGTCACCAGCGTCGGCGACTCCAAGTTCGGCTACATGGACGTGGTGCGCCTCGACGACCTCGAGGAGGAGAACAAGAAGCTGGCGAAGGGCGGAAAGCGCCCGGCCAAGTACGAGATGCACGCCTTCTACCTCTCCGCGTGGGAAGAGGACGAGCACGTGATCGCCCAGGCCAACGTCCGCGTGGACGCCGAGGGCGCCCTGCAGGACGAGGACGTCACGGTCCGCGTCGCCGGCGAGACCAAGATCGTCGCCCGCGACAAGGTCACCCTGATGGACGTGAGCCCCAAGCAGGTGGTGTCCGTCGCCGCCTCGCTCATTCCGTTCCTTGAGAACGACGACGCGAACCGCGCCTTGATGGGCGCCAACATGCAGCGCCAGGCCGTGCCGCTCATCCGCACCGAGGCCCCCATCGTGGGCACCGGCATGGAATACGTGGCCGCCAAGGATTCCGGCGCCTGCGTGGTGTGCCGCCGCTCCGGCATCGTCGAGACCGTGGACGCCAACCGCATCGTGGTCCGGGTCGAGGACGATCCGGAAACCGAGGGCATCGAATCCGGCGTCGACATCTACACGTTGGTCAAGTTCGCCCGCAGCAACCAGAACACCTGCCTCAATCAGACGCCCCTCGTGAAGAAGGGCGAGTACGTCACCGAGGGCCAGATCCTGGCCGACGGTCCCTGCACAGACCACGGTGAACTGGCCCTGGGCCGCAACCTCGTCGTGGCCTACATGCCCTGGCGCGGCTACAACTTCGAGGACGCGATCCTGATCTCCGAGCGCGTGGTGAAGGAAGACCTCTACACCACCATCCACATCGAGGAGTTCGAGGTCCACGCCCGCGACACCAAGTTGGGCCCCGAAGAGATCACCCGCGACATCCCGCAGGTCCGCGAAGAGGCTCTCAAGAATCTCGACGACAGCGGCATCATCCGCATCGGCGCCACCGTGAAGCACGGCGACATCCTGGTGGGCAAGGTCACGCCCAAGGGCGAGACCATTCTCAGCCCCGAAGAGAAGCTCCTCCGCGCCATCTTCGGCGAGAAGGCCAGCGACGTGAAGGACGCCAGCCTGACCGTGCCCCCCGGCATCGAGGGCACCGTGGTGGACGTCAAGGTCTTCACCCGCAAGGGCCAGGAGAAGGATCTCCGCACCCAGCAGATCGAGCGCGACCAGATCGCCAAGTGGGAGAAGGATCTCTCCGACGAAGAGCGCATCATCCGCGCCGAGGCCAAGAAGAAGATCGTGACCCTGCTGAAGGGCAAGGAGCTCTCCGAGACCCTCACCGACGACAAGGGCCAGAAGGAGCTGCTGCCCAAGGGCAAGAAGCTCACCCAGAACATGCTCGAGGCCGTGTCCTACCACCGCTTCCGGCAGGTCTCCGTCGCCGCGGGCAAGAACCGCATCGAGACGGAAGTCCTGGACATCCTGGACAAGACCGAGAGCCAGCTCAAGGTTCTGCGCGACATCCTGAACGAGCGCATGGAGCGCCTCCTCAAGGGCGACGAGCTGATGCCCGGCGTGCTCAAGACCGTGAAGTGCTACGTGGCCGTGAAGCGCAAGCTGCAGGTCGGCGACAAGATGGCCGGCCGCCACGGCAACAAGGGCGTCGTGAGCCGCATCCTCCCCGTGGAGGACATGCCCTACCTGCCCGATGGCCGACCCGTGGACATCGTGCTGAACCCCCTGGGCGTGCCTTCCCGTATGAACATCGGCCAGGTGCTCGAATGCCACCTCGGTTGGGCGGGCAAGACCTTGGGCGTCCACTTCTCCACGCCCGTGTTCGACGGCGCCCGGGAAGCGGACATCAAGGGCTTCCTCACCCAGGCCTGGGAGAAGAACAACAAGCTGGGGCCCGACATCACGGGCAAGACCATGCTGTTCGACGGGATGACCGGCGAGGCCTTCGAGCAGCCGGTGAACGTGGGCTGTGTCTACATGCTCAAGCTGCACCACCTCGTGGACAACAAGATCCACGCCCGGAGCATTGGACCCTACAGCCTCATCACCCAGCAGCCCCTCGGCGGCAAGGCCCAGTTCGGCGGCCAGCGCTTCGGCGAGATGGAAGTGTGGGCGCTGGAAGCCTACGGCGCGGCGCACGTCCTGCAGGAACTGCTCACCTACAAGTCCGACGACATGCACGGCCGCACCCAGATCTACCAGGCCATCATCAAGGGCGAGACCATCAAGGATCCGGGCCTCCCCGAGAGCTTCAACGTCGTGAAGAAGGAACTGAACGCCCTCTGCATCGACGTGGAGATGCTGACGCGCGACATGCTGGATCCCGAGGAAGAAGTGGAGCCCGCGGTCTTCTCCATCGAAGGCTGA
- the rpoC gene encoding DNA-directed RNA polymerase subunit beta', translated as MYPEQQNINAYECIRVSLASPDKMRSWSKGEVTKPETINYRSLKPERDGLFCARIFGPVNDWECLCGKYKRQKFKGVTCDKCGVEVTKKSVRRERMGHIQLASPVSHVWFFKGVPSRIGYLLDIPLKDLERVLYFEAYAVTESGGTPLKEGEILNEDKFREYRGIHGEGFKAQMGAEAIKELLKQVDIEALTIELRDVMKKETSSQKRSKVAKRLRVAESFHRSGNKPEWMILDVVPVLPPELRPLVPLDGGRFATSDLNDLYRRVINRNNRLKKLLELKAPDVIVRNEKRMLQEAVDALFENGKRGRLLRGVSNRPLKSLSDALKGKQGRFRQNLLGKRVDYSGRSVIVVGPDLKLHQCGLPKKMALELFKPFIFNRLEHKGFAATIRQAKEMVEEGRPEVWDVLEEVIKDHPVLLNRAPTLHRLGIQAFQPVLVEGKAIRLHPLVCTAFNADFDGDQMAVHVPLSPMAQIEAKVLMMSTQNILNPANGRPNVVPSQDIVLGGYYLTKKRTGRKGEGMVFGRADDVVAAHQAGVVDTHAIIQLRYTGEWVDTEAWHAKDPKKNSEQEVFEAPAETVNHQLKTTTVGRVLFNRSLPAELPFINGLLKKEGLLSLVNRAYKLNGPEVTIRMLDAMKDTGFQWAMRAGVSVGIDDLVVPDTKAALLKSATEEVRAIEKEAYEGRLDSSTRYNRILEVWSKTSDQVASDMMKELEKRNETNTFLNSIYILADSGARGSKTQIRQVAGMRGLMARPSGDIIETPIMANFKEGLSVLDYFISTHGARKGLADTALKTADSGYLTRKLVDVAQDVIVNEDDCATLNGIEVEAIVNSDGTIRSRLRDRIMGRVSLEDILDPYDAAITIAPAGTLISEELAFKIETSGIAKVKIRSTLTCEARRGICAKCYGLNLSTGRRVDLGEAVGVIAAQSIGEPGTQLTMRTFHVGGAASRTSEKSTHEAQIAGIVKYDGLQGRTVVNRKGETVALTRNGYLLVTDADGNERERYKITSGAILKVKDQEQVEPRTILAEWDPYNDVLLTEVGGVADFKEFELNVSYQEEKDPISGNFRKKVIDPTDDKIHPHINIKGDNHKVLKRYNIPTGAYIEVEEGQELLPGDVIAKTSRQQAKTSDITGGLPRVTELFEGRKPKDPAIISEVTGLVKYGNRVRGNQKVVVEAETGEKGEYLIPRGKHIQVQDGDDIRAGEKLTEGAVSPHDLLKVQGDKALQAFLVNEVQEVYRAQGVVINDKHIEVIIRQMMRWVLITDVGDTPLIVEEKVDKHRFKEINEQALRDGGAPATCEPLLLGITKAALTSESFISAASFQETTRVLTEAALEGRVDYLRGLKENVILGRLIPAGTGMAHYRNLEIEEGEYPEPTLNEFANGEDFDDEYARMAQHVEELQGMTEIDGEDL; from the coding sequence ATGTATCCAGAACAGCAGAACATCAACGCCTACGAGTGCATCCGGGTCTCGCTGGCCAGCCCGGACAAGATGCGCTCCTGGTCCAAGGGCGAAGTCACCAAGCCCGAGACCATCAACTACCGCAGCCTCAAGCCCGAGCGCGACGGCCTCTTCTGCGCCCGCATCTTCGGACCCGTGAACGACTGGGAATGCCTCTGCGGCAAGTACAAGCGGCAGAAGTTCAAAGGCGTCACCTGCGACAAGTGCGGCGTCGAAGTCACCAAGAAGTCCGTCCGCCGCGAGCGCATGGGCCACATCCAGCTGGCGAGCCCCGTCAGCCACGTGTGGTTCTTCAAGGGCGTCCCCAGCCGCATCGGCTACCTCCTGGACATCCCCCTGAAGGACCTGGAGCGCGTCCTCTACTTCGAGGCCTACGCCGTCACCGAATCCGGCGGCACGCCTCTCAAGGAAGGCGAGATCCTCAACGAGGACAAGTTCCGCGAGTACCGTGGCATCCACGGTGAGGGCTTCAAGGCCCAGATGGGCGCCGAGGCCATCAAGGAACTGCTGAAGCAGGTCGACATCGAGGCGCTCACCATCGAGCTCCGCGACGTGATGAAGAAGGAGACCTCCAGCCAGAAGCGCAGCAAGGTCGCCAAGCGCCTGCGCGTGGCGGAATCCTTCCACCGCTCCGGGAACAAGCCCGAGTGGATGATCCTGGACGTCGTCCCGGTCCTCCCGCCCGAACTGCGCCCCCTGGTGCCCCTGGACGGCGGCCGCTTCGCGACCTCCGACCTGAACGACCTCTACCGCCGCGTCATCAACCGGAACAACCGGTTGAAGAAGCTGCTCGAGCTGAAGGCCCCCGACGTCATCGTGCGCAATGAGAAGCGCATGCTGCAGGAGGCCGTGGACGCTCTGTTCGAGAACGGCAAGCGGGGCCGCCTCCTGCGCGGCGTCAGCAACCGTCCCCTCAAGTCCCTCAGCGACGCCCTCAAGGGCAAGCAGGGCCGGTTCCGTCAGAACCTGCTCGGCAAGCGCGTGGACTACTCGGGCCGCTCCGTCATCGTGGTGGGCCCCGACCTCAAGCTGCACCAGTGCGGCCTGCCCAAGAAGATGGCGCTCGAGCTGTTCAAGCCCTTCATCTTCAACCGGCTCGAGCACAAGGGCTTCGCCGCCACCATCCGCCAGGCGAAGGAAATGGTCGAAGAGGGCCGCCCCGAAGTCTGGGACGTCCTGGAAGAGGTCATCAAGGACCATCCCGTCCTGCTGAACCGCGCCCCGACCCTCCACCGCCTCGGCATCCAGGCCTTCCAGCCCGTGCTGGTGGAAGGCAAGGCCATCCGCCTGCATCCCCTGGTCTGCACCGCCTTCAACGCCGACTTCGACGGCGACCAGATGGCCGTGCACGTCCCCCTCAGCCCCATGGCCCAGATCGAGGCCAAGGTGCTGATGATGTCCACCCAGAACATCCTCAACCCCGCGAACGGGCGTCCGAATGTGGTGCCCAGCCAGGACATCGTCCTCGGCGGCTACTACCTCACCAAGAAGCGCACCGGCCGCAAGGGCGAGGGCATGGTCTTCGGCCGCGCCGACGACGTGGTGGCCGCTCACCAGGCCGGCGTGGTGGACACCCACGCCATCATCCAGCTCCGCTACACCGGGGAGTGGGTGGACACCGAAGCCTGGCACGCCAAGGACCCCAAGAAGAACTCCGAGCAGGAGGTCTTCGAGGCGCCCGCCGAGACCGTCAACCACCAGCTCAAGACCACCACCGTGGGCCGCGTCCTGTTCAACCGCTCGCTGCCCGCCGAGCTGCCCTTCATCAACGGCCTGCTCAAGAAGGAGGGCCTGCTCTCCCTCGTGAACCGCGCCTACAAGCTGAACGGGCCGGAAGTCACCATCCGCATGCTGGACGCCATGAAGGACACCGGCTTCCAGTGGGCCATGCGCGCGGGCGTGTCCGTGGGCATCGACGACCTCGTCGTTCCCGACACCAAGGCCGCCCTGCTCAAGAGCGCCACCGAGGAAGTCCGCGCCATCGAGAAGGAGGCCTACGAGGGCCGCCTCGACTCCTCCACGCGCTACAACCGCATCCTGGAAGTCTGGTCCAAGACCAGCGATCAGGTGGCCAGCGACATGATGAAGGAACTGGAGAAGCGGAACGAGACCAACACGTTCCTCAACTCCATCTACATCCTCGCCGACTCCGGCGCCCGCGGTTCCAAGACGCAGATCCGCCAGGTGGCCGGCATGCGCGGTCTGATGGCCCGCCCCTCCGGCGACATCATCGAGACGCCCATCATGGCCAACTTCAAGGAAGGCCTGAGCGTCCTCGACTACTTCATCTCGACCCACGGCGCCCGCAAGGGATTGGCCGACACCGCCCTGAAGACCGCCGACTCCGGCTACCTCACCCGCAAGCTGGTGGACGTGGCCCAGGACGTGATCGTCAACGAGGACGACTGCGCGACCCTCAATGGGATCGAGGTGGAGGCCATCGTCAACAGCGACGGCACCATCCGCTCCCGCCTGCGCGACCGCATCATGGGCCGCGTCTCCCTCGAGGACATCCTGGATCCCTACGACGCGGCGATCACCATCGCGCCCGCCGGAACCCTGATCTCCGAAGAACTGGCGTTCAAGATCGAGACCAGCGGCATCGCCAAGGTCAAGATCCGCTCCACCCTCACCTGCGAAGCCCGCCGCGGCATCTGCGCCAAGTGCTACGGCCTCAACCTGAGCACCGGCCGCCGGGTGGATCTCGGCGAGGCGGTGGGCGTCATCGCCGCCCAGTCCATCGGTGAGCCCGGCACGCAGCTGACCATGCGCACCTTCCACGTGGGCGGCGCCGCGAGCCGTACCTCGGAGAAGAGCACCCACGAGGCCCAGATCGCCGGCATCGTGAAGTACGACGGCCTCCAAGGCCGGACGGTGGTCAACCGGAAGGGCGAGACCGTCGCCCTCACCCGCAACGGCTACCTGCTGGTGACCGACGCCGACGGCAACGAGCGCGAGCGCTACAAGATCACCTCCGGCGCCATCCTGAAGGTGAAGGACCAGGAACAGGTCGAGCCCCGCACCATCCTGGCCGAGTGGGACCCCTACAACGACGTGCTGCTCACGGAAGTGGGCGGCGTCGCGGACTTCAAGGAGTTCGAGCTCAACGTCTCCTACCAGGAAGAGAAGGATCCGATCTCGGGCAACTTCCGCAAGAAGGTCATCGATCCCACCGACGACAAGATCCACCCCCACATCAACATCAAGGGGGACAACCACAAGGTGCTCAAGCGCTACAACATCCCCACCGGCGCCTACATCGAAGTGGAAGAGGGCCAGGAACTGCTGCCCGGCGACGTCATCGCCAAGACCAGCCGCCAGCAGGCCAAGACCAGCGACATCACGGGCGGCCTGCCGCGCGTCACGGAGCTGTTCGAAGGCCGCAAGCCCAAGGATCCCGCGATCATCAGCGAGGTCACCGGCCTCGTGAAGTACGGGAATCGCGTCCGCGGCAACCAGAAGGTGGTGGTCGAGGCCGAGACGGGAGAGAAGGGCGAGTACCTGATCCCCCGCGGGAAGCACATCCAGGTGCAGGACGGCGACGACATCCGCGCCGGCGAGAAGCTCACCGAGGGCGCCGTCAGCCCCCACGACCTCCTCAAGGTCCAGGGCGACAAGGCCCTCCAGGCCTTCCTCGTCAATGAGGTCCAGGAGGTCTACCGGGCCCAGGGCGTGGTGATCAACGACAAGCACATCGAGGTGATCATCCGCCAGATGATGCGCTGGGTCCTGATCACCGACGTGGGCGATACCCCGCTGATCGTCGAGGAAAAGGTCGACAAGCACCGCTTCAAGGAGATCAACGAGCAGGCCCTCCGCGACGGCGGCGCCCCCGCCACCTGCGAGCCCCTGCTGCTTGGCATCACCAAGGCCGCGCTGACCTCCGAGAGCTTCATCTCCGCCGCCAGCTTCCAGGAGACCACCCGCGTCCTCACCGAGGCCGCGCTGGAGGGCCGTGTGGACTACCTGCGCGGGCTCAAGGAGAACGTCATCCTGGGCCGGCTCATCCCCGCCGGCACCGGCATGGCCCATTACCGGAACCTCGAGATCGAAGAGGGCGAGTACCCCGAACCCACCCTCAACGAATTCGCCAACGGCGAGGACTTCGACGACGAATACGCCCGCATGGCCCAGCATGTCGAAGAGTTGCAGGGCATGACGGAGATCGACGGCGAGGATCTGTAG